CGGCAGCAGCGGTTCGAGTGCGCAGCCGGTAAACAGCGGCTGCAGCGAACTGCCGCCCTGGGCGCTCCATTGCGTCGCCGCCTGCTCTCGCGAGGCGTCTTCTTCCTGCCAGCGGAACAGCGCCTGGCCGCGCGGCGCGACGACGGCGCCGATCAGATAGCGCGTGTCGGAGATGAAGCGCGTCGTCTCCGGCAGCTGGCGCGGGTCGATGCGCGCGTCCTTGTTGTCGGCCGCCGCCTTGGCAAGCTGGTTGGCCAGCCGGTACGTCTCGACGAAGCCGCGCGGCAGCTGGTCCGGGCTGTAGAGGAAGTCTGCCAGGGCGAGCTTGGTGCCGGCCGCCAGCACGTGCGCCTGCAGCTGGGTGCGCGCCGCGGCGAGCGTGCCGGCGGGCAGGGGGCCGGAGGGGATGATGAACCGCGACCAGGCCAGCAGCGGGGCGGCGAACATCGCCACGTCGAACTCGTTGCCGCCCGTGCCGAGCACGCCGCCCTCGGCGCGCGACTCGATCAGGTCGGCCAGCGCATCGTAGGCGCGGCCGTTGGCGCCGAACAGGTGGTCGAGGGCCAGGTTGAGGGTGTCCTCGTTGCCGGTGCGCAGCAGCTTGTCGACCGCCGAGTCGAGGCGGCTTTCCCAATACGCGTCCTCGACGCGGCTGGCCGAGGCGGCCAGGCCCGTGGCCAGCCGGGCGATCTGCTCGGCGTCGCGGTTGAGGGCGCCCCGGCGGGCGAAGCGGCTTCTTTTCATGGCGGTTCCTTGCTTTCGGGAGGCGAATTCTACCCGCTATGCCGCCGGAGGGCGAGCGGGGCCAGGCGGGCAAAAACGACAACAAACTTGACAACATG
The window above is part of the Denitratisoma sp. genome. Proteins encoded here:
- a CDS encoding DUF2863 family protein encodes the protein MKRSRFARRGALNRDAEQIARLATGLAASASRVEDAYWESRLDSAVDKLLRTGNEDTLNLALDHLFGANGRAYDALADLIESRAEGGVLGTGGNEFDVAMFAAPLLAWSRFIIPSGPLPAGTLAAARTQLQAHVLAAGTKLALADFLYSPDQLPRGFVETYRLANQLAKAAADNKDARIDPRQLPETTRFISDTRYLIGAVVAPRGQALFRWQEEDASREQAATQWSAQGGSSLQPLFTGCALEPLLPDVYHAACRNADQGLRTYSLRAAAAFLQTVLNVKPQSLRAVVAPFHEERLEEYRIGFTLADSSEVVHGVVWPLLGAEDESTDCVGQIEAVLEDVGVGNVVVLDQRFPVEFCDDCGMPMYPTPEGETSHAELPEDLPQAPAHLH